The following proteins are co-located in the Paralichthys olivaceus isolate ysfri-2021 chromosome 10, ASM2471397v2, whole genome shotgun sequence genome:
- the gjc4b gene encoding gap junction gamma-1 protein, with the protein MSWSFLTRLLDEISNHSTFVGKIWLTLLIVFRIVLTAVGGESIYYDEQSKFVCNTQQPGCENVCYDAFAPLSHIRFWVFQVIMITTPTIMYLGFAMHKIARMEDDDYRPRSRKRMPIVSRGANRDYEEAEDNGEEDPMILEEIEPEKEKEVVEKPSKKHDGRRRIKRDGLMKVYVFQLLSRAIFEVSFLFGQYILYGIEVVPSYVCTRSPCPHTVDCFVSRPTEKTIFLLIMYAVSALCLLFTMLEILHLGISGIRDCFCAPRSRPPTPRHPALASQRSSICRQPSAPPGYHTALKKDPTGKIGFRDNLGDSGRESFGDEASSRELERLRRHLKLAQQHLDMAYQNEENSPSRSSSPESNGTAVEQNRLNFAQEKQSSTCEKGLRA; encoded by the exons ATGAGCTGGAGCTTCCTCACACGTCTGCTGGATGAAATTTCCAATCATTCCACCTTCGTGGGAAAAATCTGGCTCACCCTCCTCATCGTCTTTCGCATTGTGCTGACGGCAGTCGGGGGAGAGTCAATCTACTATGATGAACAGAGTAAATTCGTGTGCAACACACAGCAACCCGGTTGTGAGAATGTGTGCTATGACGCATTTGCACCACTGTCACATATTCGCTTTTGGGTCTTTCAGGTGATTATGATCACCACCCCCACCATCATGTACCTTGGCTTTGCTATGCATAAGATCGCCCGCATGGAGGACGATGACTACCGGCccaggagcaggaagaggatgCCTATTGTTAGCCGCGGTGCAAATCGGGACTACGAAGAAGCAGAGGATAACGGGGAAGAGGACCCCATGATCCTGGAGGAGATTGAGcctgaaaaggaaaaggaagttGTTGAGAAGCCCAGCAAAAAGCACGATGGACGCCGCCGCATCAAGAGAGATGGCCTGATGAAGGTCTACGTGTTTCAGCTGCTATCACGTGCCATCTTTGAGGTCTCTTTCCTGTTTGGACAGTACATCCTGTATGGGATAGAAGTGGTGCCGTCCTATGTATGCACACGCTCTCCTTGCCCGCACACAGTTGATTGCTTTGTCTCACGTCCAACAGAAAAAACGATCTTCCTGCTCATCATGTATGCAGTCAGTGCTTTGTGTCTGCTCTTCACCATGTTAGAAATCCTCCACCTTGGCATCAGTGGTATTCGCGACTGCTTTTGTGCACCAAGGTCTCGGCCTCCCACACCCCGTCACCCAGCTTTAGCTAGCCAGAGGTCCTCCATCTGCCGCCAGCCCTCTGCGCCTCCAGGCTACCACACAGCTCTGAAGAAGGACCCAACAGGAAAAATAGGCTTTAGGGACAACTTGGGGGACTCGGGCCGTGAGTCGTTTGGGGACGAGGCTTCGTCACGGGAGCTGGAGAGGCTGCGCAGACACCTAAAACTTGCCCAGCAACATCTGGATATGGCTTACCAGAACGAGGAGAACAGCCCGTCACGCAGCAGCAGCCCGGAGTCCAATGGCACTGCAGTCGAGCAGAACAGATTAAACTTTGCCCAGGAGAAGCAGAGCAGCACATGTGAGAAAG GTCTCCGTGCATAG